In a single window of the Lynx canadensis isolate LIC74 chromosome E2, mLynCan4.pri.v2, whole genome shotgun sequence genome:
- the LOC115502657 gene encoding leukocyte immunoglobulin-like receptor subfamily A member 6 isoform X7: protein MHKCHSCVCTDMRPQRSRNPHPLQHLRGLGTPWEAGQPPSGHTLCFCLSSKHQGPSLCTAGARGRDAMTPTLTALLLLGLSVEPRTQVQAGTLPTPSIWAEPGSVVPWGSAVNIWCQGTLEALKLHVYKEEGSVYLDRQPTLEPGNKAKFSITHMTDRHAGRYHCSYRSPAGLSERSDPLELVVTGFQIKPHLSALPRPVVTSGGKVTLQCTSWTAFHRFVLMREGEPRPAWTLDSQRHTSGQFQALFPVGPVTPSTRWTFRCYGYYSNIPHMWSLSSDPLELLVSGVSRKPSLLTQQSPVVTPGQRLTLQCRSDVGYDRFALSKEAARDLPQHLSLQPQAGLSGADFPLGPVSGSHGGRYTCYGGHNLSSEWSAPSDPLDILVTGQLSYTPSLSVQPGPTVASGENVTLLCQSWSFVDTFLLSKEGAADPPLRLRSEYRDRHYQAKFSMNPVTSAQGGTYRCYSSYSNFPYLLSHPSDPLELQVSGSSGEPGPPATDPSSTAGPNRYLYVLIGAAGAFVLLLCLLVVVLVRRRRQGKGRKPGAADPEPQDRGLQDSSGPAAATQEEALCERSGAALGGGGWEGLVAGSEDGVPARVASAPQPPLEPLDRGVGCEPRGPCQELRPPFCPSRCRRARRTARGGGGAGPAAGRGGWRPPRNDVCPGCRI, encoded by the exons ATGCACAAATGTCACAGCTGTGTCTGCACTGACATGAGGCCGCAGAGGAGCCGGAACCCACACCCCCTGCAGCATCTCCGGGGCCTGGGGACCCCGTGGGAG GCAGGCCAGCCCCCAAGTGGCCACACCCTGTGCTTCTGTCTGTCCTCGAAGCACCAAGGTCCCTCCCTCTGCACAGCCGGAGCCAGAGGCAGAGACGCCATGACCCCCACCCTCACGGCCCTGCTCCTCCTCG GTCTGAGTGTGGAACCCAGGACCCAAGTGCAGGCAG ggaccctccccacaccctccaTCTGggctgagccaggctctgtggtCCCCTGGGGTAGCGCTGTGAACATCTGGTGTCAGGGGACCCTGGAGGCCCTGAAGCTCCATGTGTATAAAGAGGAAGGCTCAGTGTACCTGGACAGACAGCCCACACTAGAGCCTGGGAACAAGGCCAAGTTCTCCATCACACACATGACAGATAGACATGCAGGACGGTATCACTGTTCCTATCGAAGCCCCGCTGGCTTGTCAGAGCGCAGTGACCCCCTGGAGCTGGTGGTGACAG GATTCCAAATCAAACCCCATCTCTCAGCCCTGCCCAGACCCGTCGTGACCTCAGGAGGGAAGGTGACCCTCCAGTGCACCTCATGGACGGCATTCCATAGGTTCGTCCTGATGAGGGAAGGAGAACCCAGACCCGCCTGGACCCTCGACTCCCAGCGACACACCAGTGGGCAGTTCCAGGCCCTGTTTCCTGTGGGCCCTGTGACCCCCAGCACCAGGTGGACCTTCAGATGCTATGGCTATTACAGCAACATCCCCCACATGTGGTCACTCTCCAGTGACCCCCTGGAGCTCCTGGTCTCAG GTGtgtccaggaagccctccctccTGACCCAGCAGAGCCCCGTCGTGACCCCTGGACAGAGGCTGACCCTCCAGTGTCGCTCTGACGTCGGCTATGACAGATTCGCTCTGTCCAAGGAGGCGGCACGTGACCTTCCCCAGCACCTTAGTCtgcagccccaggctgggctctcgGGGGCCGACTTCCCCCTGGGCCCAGTGAGCGGCTCCCACGGGGGCCGGTACACGTGCTATGGTGGACACAACCTCTCCTCCGAGTGGTCGGCCCCCAGTGACCCCCTGGACATCCTGGTCACAG gACAGCTCTCCTACACACCCTCCCTCTCAGTGCAGCCAGGACCCACGGTGGCCTCAGGAGAGAATGTGACCCTGCTGTGTCAGTCCTGGAGCTTTGTGGACACTTTCCTTCTGTCCAAGGAGGGGGCAGCCGACCCTCCCCTGCGTCTTAGATCAGAGTACCGAGATCGTCATTACCAGGCCAAATTCTCCATGAATCCTGTGACCTCAGCCCAGGGGGGGACCTACAGGTGCTACAGCTCATACAGCAACTTCCCCTACCTGTTGTCACACCCCAGTGACCCCCTGGAGCTCCAGGTCTCAG GATCCTCTGGAGAGCCCGGCCCCCCAGCCACAGATCCCAGCTCAACAGCTG GTCCCAACCGGTACCTGTACGTCCTCATCGGGGCCGCGGGGGCCTTCGTCCTGCTGCTCTGCCTCCTCGTCGTCGTCCTCGTCCGTCGCCGGCGTCAGGGCAAAGGCAGGAAGCCGG GGGCCGCAGACCCAGAGCCCCAGGACAGAGGCCTGCAGGACAG CTCCGGGCCAGCTGCCGCCACCCAGGAGGAGGCCCTCTGTGAGAGGAGTGGGGCcgccctggggggtgggggctgggaggggctggtggCTGGGAGTGAGGACGGCGTTCCTGCACGTGTGGCCTCGGCCCCTCAGCCGCCACTGGAGCCCCTGGACCGCGGGGTGGGGTGTGAGCCCAGGGGACCTTGCCAAGAGCTACGCCCCCCTTTCTGCCCCAGCAGATGCCGCCGTGCAAGACGCACAGCCCGAGGAGGGGGTGGAGCTGGACCAGCGG CAGGACGCGGAGGATGGAGACCCCCAAGGAACGACGTATGCCCAG GCTGCCGCATCTGA
- the LOC115502657 gene encoding leukocyte immunoglobulin-like receptor subfamily A member 6 isoform X6 has product MHKCHSCVCTDMRPQRSRNPHPLQHLRGLGTPWEAGQPPSGHTLCFCLSSKHQGPSLCTAGARGRDAMTPTLTALLLLGLSVEPRTQVQAGTLPTPSIWAEPGSVVPWGSAVNIWCQGTLEALKLHVYKEEGSVYLDRQPTLEPGNKAKFSITHMTDRHAGRYHCSYRSPAGLSERSDPLELVVTGFQIKPHLSALPRPVVTSGGKVTLQCTSWTAFHRFVLMREGEPRPAWTLDSQRHTSGQFQALFPVGPVTPSTRWTFRCYGYYSNIPHMWSLSSDPLELLVSGVSRKPSLLTQQSPVVTPGQRLTLQCRSDVGYDRFALSKEAARDLPQHLSLQPQAGLSGADFPLGPVSGSHGGRYTCYGGHNLSSEWSAPSDPLDILVTGQLSYTPSLSVQPGPTVASGENVTLLCQSWSFVDTFLLSKEGAADPPLRLRSEYRDRHYQAKFSMNPVTSAQGGTYRCYSSYSNFPYLLSHPSDPLELQVSGSSGEPGPPATDPSSTAGPNRYLYVLIGAAGAFVLLLCLLVVVLVRRRRQGKGRKPGAADPEPQDRGLQDSSGPAAATQEEALCERSGAALGGGGWEGLVAGSEDGVPARVASAPQPPLEPLDRGVGCEPRGPCQELRPPFCPSRCRRARRTARGGGGAGPAAGRGGWRPPRNDVCPGEPLKIKTQSGTGHFSFPAVGGIAGHRRQTSRGRQADGQSGCRI; this is encoded by the exons ATGCACAAATGTCACAGCTGTGTCTGCACTGACATGAGGCCGCAGAGGAGCCGGAACCCACACCCCCTGCAGCATCTCCGGGGCCTGGGGACCCCGTGGGAG GCAGGCCAGCCCCCAAGTGGCCACACCCTGTGCTTCTGTCTGTCCTCGAAGCACCAAGGTCCCTCCCTCTGCACAGCCGGAGCCAGAGGCAGAGACGCCATGACCCCCACCCTCACGGCCCTGCTCCTCCTCG GTCTGAGTGTGGAACCCAGGACCCAAGTGCAGGCAG ggaccctccccacaccctccaTCTGggctgagccaggctctgtggtCCCCTGGGGTAGCGCTGTGAACATCTGGTGTCAGGGGACCCTGGAGGCCCTGAAGCTCCATGTGTATAAAGAGGAAGGCTCAGTGTACCTGGACAGACAGCCCACACTAGAGCCTGGGAACAAGGCCAAGTTCTCCATCACACACATGACAGATAGACATGCAGGACGGTATCACTGTTCCTATCGAAGCCCCGCTGGCTTGTCAGAGCGCAGTGACCCCCTGGAGCTGGTGGTGACAG GATTCCAAATCAAACCCCATCTCTCAGCCCTGCCCAGACCCGTCGTGACCTCAGGAGGGAAGGTGACCCTCCAGTGCACCTCATGGACGGCATTCCATAGGTTCGTCCTGATGAGGGAAGGAGAACCCAGACCCGCCTGGACCCTCGACTCCCAGCGACACACCAGTGGGCAGTTCCAGGCCCTGTTTCCTGTGGGCCCTGTGACCCCCAGCACCAGGTGGACCTTCAGATGCTATGGCTATTACAGCAACATCCCCCACATGTGGTCACTCTCCAGTGACCCCCTGGAGCTCCTGGTCTCAG GTGtgtccaggaagccctccctccTGACCCAGCAGAGCCCCGTCGTGACCCCTGGACAGAGGCTGACCCTCCAGTGTCGCTCTGACGTCGGCTATGACAGATTCGCTCTGTCCAAGGAGGCGGCACGTGACCTTCCCCAGCACCTTAGTCtgcagccccaggctgggctctcgGGGGCCGACTTCCCCCTGGGCCCAGTGAGCGGCTCCCACGGGGGCCGGTACACGTGCTATGGTGGACACAACCTCTCCTCCGAGTGGTCGGCCCCCAGTGACCCCCTGGACATCCTGGTCACAG gACAGCTCTCCTACACACCCTCCCTCTCAGTGCAGCCAGGACCCACGGTGGCCTCAGGAGAGAATGTGACCCTGCTGTGTCAGTCCTGGAGCTTTGTGGACACTTTCCTTCTGTCCAAGGAGGGGGCAGCCGACCCTCCCCTGCGTCTTAGATCAGAGTACCGAGATCGTCATTACCAGGCCAAATTCTCCATGAATCCTGTGACCTCAGCCCAGGGGGGGACCTACAGGTGCTACAGCTCATACAGCAACTTCCCCTACCTGTTGTCACACCCCAGTGACCCCCTGGAGCTCCAGGTCTCAG GATCCTCTGGAGAGCCCGGCCCCCCAGCCACAGATCCCAGCTCAACAGCTG GTCCCAACCGGTACCTGTACGTCCTCATCGGGGCCGCGGGGGCCTTCGTCCTGCTGCTCTGCCTCCTCGTCGTCGTCCTCGTCCGTCGCCGGCGTCAGGGCAAAGGCAGGAAGCCGG GGGCCGCAGACCCAGAGCCCCAGGACAGAGGCCTGCAGGACAG CTCCGGGCCAGCTGCCGCCACCCAGGAGGAGGCCCTCTGTGAGAGGAGTGGGGCcgccctggggggtgggggctgggaggggctggtggCTGGGAGTGAGGACGGCGTTCCTGCACGTGTGGCCTCGGCCCCTCAGCCGCCACTGGAGCCCCTGGACCGCGGGGTGGGGTGTGAGCCCAGGGGACCTTGCCAAGAGCTACGCCCCCCTTTCTGCCCCAGCAGATGCCGCCGTGCAAGACGCACAGCCCGAGGAGGGGGTGGAGCTGGACCAGCGG CAGGACGCGGAGGATGGAGACCCCCAAGGAACGACGTATGCCCAGGTGAGCCACTCAAGATCAAGACTCAGTCGGGGACCGGCCACTTCTCCTTCCCCGCTGTGGGGGGGATTGCCGGACACAGAAGACAAACAAGCAGAGGAAGACAGGCAGATGGACAGTCAG GCTGCCGCATCTGA
- the LOC115502657 gene encoding leukocyte immunoglobulin-like receptor subfamily A member 6 isoform X1, with the protein MHKCHSCVCTDMRPQRSRNPHPLQHLRGLGTPWEAGQPPSGHTLCFCLSSKHQGPSLCTAGARGRDAMTPTLTALLLLGLSVEPRTQVQAGTLPTPSIWAEPGSVVPWGSAVNIWCQGTLEALKLHVYKEEGSVYLDRQPTLEPGNKAKFSITHMTDRHAGRYHCSYRSPAGLSERSDPLELVVTGFQIKPHLSALPRPVVTSGGKVTLQCTSWTAFHRFVLMREGEPRPAWTLDSQRHTSGQFQALFPVGPVTPSTRWTFRCYGYYSNIPHMWSLSSDPLELLVSGVSRKPSLLTQQSPVVTPGQRLTLQCRSDVGYDRFALSKEAARDLPQHLSLQPQAGLSGADFPLGPVSGSHGGRYTCYGGHNLSSEWSAPSDPLDILVTGQLSYTPSLSVQPGPTVASGENVTLLCQSWSFVDTFLLSKEGAADPPLRLRSEYRDRHYQAKFSMNPVTSAQGGTYRCYSSYSNFPYLLSHPSDPLELQVSGSSGEPGPPATDPSSTAGPNRYLYVLIGAAGAFVLLLCLLVVVLVRRRRQGKGRKPGAADPEPQDRGLQDSSGPAAATQEEALCERSGAALGGGGWEGLVAGSEDGVPARVASAPQPPLEPLDRGVGCEPRGPCQELRPPFCPSRCRRARRTARGGGGAGPAAGRGGWRPPRNDVCPGEPLKIKTQSGTGHFSFPAVGGIAGHRRQTSRGRQADGQSGGSSLLQAPRLAPPQPHTSPLPPPTAGCRI; encoded by the exons ATGCACAAATGTCACAGCTGTGTCTGCACTGACATGAGGCCGCAGAGGAGCCGGAACCCACACCCCCTGCAGCATCTCCGGGGCCTGGGGACCCCGTGGGAG GCAGGCCAGCCCCCAAGTGGCCACACCCTGTGCTTCTGTCTGTCCTCGAAGCACCAAGGTCCCTCCCTCTGCACAGCCGGAGCCAGAGGCAGAGACGCCATGACCCCCACCCTCACGGCCCTGCTCCTCCTCG GTCTGAGTGTGGAACCCAGGACCCAAGTGCAGGCAG ggaccctccccacaccctccaTCTGggctgagccaggctctgtggtCCCCTGGGGTAGCGCTGTGAACATCTGGTGTCAGGGGACCCTGGAGGCCCTGAAGCTCCATGTGTATAAAGAGGAAGGCTCAGTGTACCTGGACAGACAGCCCACACTAGAGCCTGGGAACAAGGCCAAGTTCTCCATCACACACATGACAGATAGACATGCAGGACGGTATCACTGTTCCTATCGAAGCCCCGCTGGCTTGTCAGAGCGCAGTGACCCCCTGGAGCTGGTGGTGACAG GATTCCAAATCAAACCCCATCTCTCAGCCCTGCCCAGACCCGTCGTGACCTCAGGAGGGAAGGTGACCCTCCAGTGCACCTCATGGACGGCATTCCATAGGTTCGTCCTGATGAGGGAAGGAGAACCCAGACCCGCCTGGACCCTCGACTCCCAGCGACACACCAGTGGGCAGTTCCAGGCCCTGTTTCCTGTGGGCCCTGTGACCCCCAGCACCAGGTGGACCTTCAGATGCTATGGCTATTACAGCAACATCCCCCACATGTGGTCACTCTCCAGTGACCCCCTGGAGCTCCTGGTCTCAG GTGtgtccaggaagccctccctccTGACCCAGCAGAGCCCCGTCGTGACCCCTGGACAGAGGCTGACCCTCCAGTGTCGCTCTGACGTCGGCTATGACAGATTCGCTCTGTCCAAGGAGGCGGCACGTGACCTTCCCCAGCACCTTAGTCtgcagccccaggctgggctctcgGGGGCCGACTTCCCCCTGGGCCCAGTGAGCGGCTCCCACGGGGGCCGGTACACGTGCTATGGTGGACACAACCTCTCCTCCGAGTGGTCGGCCCCCAGTGACCCCCTGGACATCCTGGTCACAG gACAGCTCTCCTACACACCCTCCCTCTCAGTGCAGCCAGGACCCACGGTGGCCTCAGGAGAGAATGTGACCCTGCTGTGTCAGTCCTGGAGCTTTGTGGACACTTTCCTTCTGTCCAAGGAGGGGGCAGCCGACCCTCCCCTGCGTCTTAGATCAGAGTACCGAGATCGTCATTACCAGGCCAAATTCTCCATGAATCCTGTGACCTCAGCCCAGGGGGGGACCTACAGGTGCTACAGCTCATACAGCAACTTCCCCTACCTGTTGTCACACCCCAGTGACCCCCTGGAGCTCCAGGTCTCAG GATCCTCTGGAGAGCCCGGCCCCCCAGCCACAGATCCCAGCTCAACAGCTG GTCCCAACCGGTACCTGTACGTCCTCATCGGGGCCGCGGGGGCCTTCGTCCTGCTGCTCTGCCTCCTCGTCGTCGTCCTCGTCCGTCGCCGGCGTCAGGGCAAAGGCAGGAAGCCGG GGGCCGCAGACCCAGAGCCCCAGGACAGAGGCCTGCAGGACAG CTCCGGGCCAGCTGCCGCCACCCAGGAGGAGGCCCTCTGTGAGAGGAGTGGGGCcgccctggggggtgggggctgggaggggctggtggCTGGGAGTGAGGACGGCGTTCCTGCACGTGTGGCCTCGGCCCCTCAGCCGCCACTGGAGCCCCTGGACCGCGGGGTGGGGTGTGAGCCCAGGGGACCTTGCCAAGAGCTACGCCCCCCTTTCTGCCCCAGCAGATGCCGCCGTGCAAGACGCACAGCCCGAGGAGGGGGTGGAGCTGGACCAGCGG CAGGACGCGGAGGATGGAGACCCCCAAGGAACGACGTATGCCCAGGTGAGCCACTCAAGATCAAGACTCAGTCGGGGACCGGCCACTTCTCCTTCCCCGCTGTGGGGGGGATTGCCGGACACAGAAGACAAACAAGCAGAGGAAGACAGGCAGATGGACAGTCAGGTGGGTCCTCTCTtctccaggctcccaggctcGCCCCACCCCAaccacacacctcccctctccctccgcccACTGCAGGCTGCCGCATCTGA
- the LOC115502657 gene encoding leukocyte immunoglobulin-like receptor subfamily A member 6 isoform X3 produces the protein MHKCHSCVCTDMRPQRSRNPHPLQHLRGLGTPWEHQGPSLCTAGARGRDAMTPTLTALLLLGLSVEPRTQVQAGTLPTPSIWAEPGSVVPWGSAVNIWCQGTLEALKLHVYKEEGSVYLDRQPTLEPGNKAKFSITHMTDRHAGRYHCSYRSPAGLSERSDPLELVVTGFQIKPHLSALPRPVVTSGGKVTLQCTSWTAFHRFVLMREGEPRPAWTLDSQRHTSGQFQALFPVGPVTPSTRWTFRCYGYYSNIPHMWSLSSDPLELLVSGVSRKPSLLTQQSPVVTPGQRLTLQCRSDVGYDRFALSKEAARDLPQHLSLQPQAGLSGADFPLGPVSGSHGGRYTCYGGHNLSSEWSAPSDPLDILVTGQLSYTPSLSVQPGPTVASGENVTLLCQSWSFVDTFLLSKEGAADPPLRLRSEYRDRHYQAKFSMNPVTSAQGGTYRCYSSYSNFPYLLSHPSDPLELQVSGSSGEPGPPATDPSSTAGPNRYLYVLIGAAGAFVLLLCLLVVVLVRRRRQGKGRKPGAADPEPQDRGLQDSSGPAAATQEEALCERSGAALGGGGWEGLVAGSEDGVPARVASAPQPPLEPLDRGVGCEPRGPCQELRPPFCPSRCRRARRTARGGGGAGPAAGRGGWRPPRNDVCPGEPLKIKTQSGTGHFSFPAVGGIAGHRRQTSRGRQADGQSGGSSLLQAPRLAPPQPHTSPLPPPTAGCRI, from the exons ATGCACAAATGTCACAGCTGTGTCTGCACTGACATGAGGCCGCAGAGGAGCCGGAACCCACACCCCCTGCAGCATCTCCGGGGCCTGGGGACCCCGTGGGAG CACCAAGGTCCCTCCCTCTGCACAGCCGGAGCCAGAGGCAGAGACGCCATGACCCCCACCCTCACGGCCCTGCTCCTCCTCG GTCTGAGTGTGGAACCCAGGACCCAAGTGCAGGCAG ggaccctccccacaccctccaTCTGggctgagccaggctctgtggtCCCCTGGGGTAGCGCTGTGAACATCTGGTGTCAGGGGACCCTGGAGGCCCTGAAGCTCCATGTGTATAAAGAGGAAGGCTCAGTGTACCTGGACAGACAGCCCACACTAGAGCCTGGGAACAAGGCCAAGTTCTCCATCACACACATGACAGATAGACATGCAGGACGGTATCACTGTTCCTATCGAAGCCCCGCTGGCTTGTCAGAGCGCAGTGACCCCCTGGAGCTGGTGGTGACAG GATTCCAAATCAAACCCCATCTCTCAGCCCTGCCCAGACCCGTCGTGACCTCAGGAGGGAAGGTGACCCTCCAGTGCACCTCATGGACGGCATTCCATAGGTTCGTCCTGATGAGGGAAGGAGAACCCAGACCCGCCTGGACCCTCGACTCCCAGCGACACACCAGTGGGCAGTTCCAGGCCCTGTTTCCTGTGGGCCCTGTGACCCCCAGCACCAGGTGGACCTTCAGATGCTATGGCTATTACAGCAACATCCCCCACATGTGGTCACTCTCCAGTGACCCCCTGGAGCTCCTGGTCTCAG GTGtgtccaggaagccctccctccTGACCCAGCAGAGCCCCGTCGTGACCCCTGGACAGAGGCTGACCCTCCAGTGTCGCTCTGACGTCGGCTATGACAGATTCGCTCTGTCCAAGGAGGCGGCACGTGACCTTCCCCAGCACCTTAGTCtgcagccccaggctgggctctcgGGGGCCGACTTCCCCCTGGGCCCAGTGAGCGGCTCCCACGGGGGCCGGTACACGTGCTATGGTGGACACAACCTCTCCTCCGAGTGGTCGGCCCCCAGTGACCCCCTGGACATCCTGGTCACAG gACAGCTCTCCTACACACCCTCCCTCTCAGTGCAGCCAGGACCCACGGTGGCCTCAGGAGAGAATGTGACCCTGCTGTGTCAGTCCTGGAGCTTTGTGGACACTTTCCTTCTGTCCAAGGAGGGGGCAGCCGACCCTCCCCTGCGTCTTAGATCAGAGTACCGAGATCGTCATTACCAGGCCAAATTCTCCATGAATCCTGTGACCTCAGCCCAGGGGGGGACCTACAGGTGCTACAGCTCATACAGCAACTTCCCCTACCTGTTGTCACACCCCAGTGACCCCCTGGAGCTCCAGGTCTCAG GATCCTCTGGAGAGCCCGGCCCCCCAGCCACAGATCCCAGCTCAACAGCTG GTCCCAACCGGTACCTGTACGTCCTCATCGGGGCCGCGGGGGCCTTCGTCCTGCTGCTCTGCCTCCTCGTCGTCGTCCTCGTCCGTCGCCGGCGTCAGGGCAAAGGCAGGAAGCCGG GGGCCGCAGACCCAGAGCCCCAGGACAGAGGCCTGCAGGACAG CTCCGGGCCAGCTGCCGCCACCCAGGAGGAGGCCCTCTGTGAGAGGAGTGGGGCcgccctggggggtgggggctgggaggggctggtggCTGGGAGTGAGGACGGCGTTCCTGCACGTGTGGCCTCGGCCCCTCAGCCGCCACTGGAGCCCCTGGACCGCGGGGTGGGGTGTGAGCCCAGGGGACCTTGCCAAGAGCTACGCCCCCCTTTCTGCCCCAGCAGATGCCGCCGTGCAAGACGCACAGCCCGAGGAGGGGGTGGAGCTGGACCAGCGG CAGGACGCGGAGGATGGAGACCCCCAAGGAACGACGTATGCCCAGGTGAGCCACTCAAGATCAAGACTCAGTCGGGGACCGGCCACTTCTCCTTCCCCGCTGTGGGGGGGATTGCCGGACACAGAAGACAAACAAGCAGAGGAAGACAGGCAGATGGACAGTCAGGTGGGTCCTCTCTtctccaggctcccaggctcGCCCCACCCCAaccacacacctcccctctccctccgcccACTGCAGGCTGCCGCATCTGA
- the LOC115502657 gene encoding leukocyte immunoglobulin-like receptor subfamily A member 6 isoform X4, which yields MHKCHSCVCTDMRPQRSRNPHPLQHLRGLGTPWEAGQPPSGHTLCFCLSSKHQGPSLCTAGARGRDAMTPTLTALLLLGLSVEPRTQVQAGTLPTPSIWAEPGSVVPWGSAVNIWCQGTLEALKLHVYKEEGSVYLDRQPTLEPGNKAKFSITHMTDRHAGRYHCSYRSPAGLSERSDPLELVVTGFQIKPHLSALPRPVVTSGGKVTLQCTSWTAFHRFVLMREGEPRPAWTLDSQRHTSGQFQALFPVGPVTPSTRWTFRCYGYYSNIPHMWSLSSDPLELLVSGVSRKPSLLTQQSPVVTPGQRLTLQCRSDVGYDRFALSKEAARDLPQHLSLQPQAGLSGADFPLGPVSGSHGGRYTCYGGHNLSSEWSAPSDPLDILVTGQLSYTPSLSVQPGPTVASGENVTLLCQSWSFVDTFLLSKEGAADPPLRLRSEYRDRHYQAKFSMNPVTSAQGGTYRCYSSYSNFPYLLSHPSDPLELQVSGPNRYLYVLIGAAGAFVLLLCLLVVVLVRRRRQGKGRKPGAADPEPQDRGLQDSSGPAAATQEEALCERSGAALGGGGWEGLVAGSEDGVPARVASAPQPPLEPLDRGVGCEPRGPCQELRPPFCPSRCRRARRTARGGGGAGPAAGRGGWRPPRNDVCPGEPLKIKTQSGTGHFSFPAVGGIAGHRRQTSRGRQADGQSGGSSLLQAPRLAPPQPHTSPLPPPTAGCRI from the exons ATGCACAAATGTCACAGCTGTGTCTGCACTGACATGAGGCCGCAGAGGAGCCGGAACCCACACCCCCTGCAGCATCTCCGGGGCCTGGGGACCCCGTGGGAG GCAGGCCAGCCCCCAAGTGGCCACACCCTGTGCTTCTGTCTGTCCTCGAAGCACCAAGGTCCCTCCCTCTGCACAGCCGGAGCCAGAGGCAGAGACGCCATGACCCCCACCCTCACGGCCCTGCTCCTCCTCG GTCTGAGTGTGGAACCCAGGACCCAAGTGCAGGCAG ggaccctccccacaccctccaTCTGggctgagccaggctctgtggtCCCCTGGGGTAGCGCTGTGAACATCTGGTGTCAGGGGACCCTGGAGGCCCTGAAGCTCCATGTGTATAAAGAGGAAGGCTCAGTGTACCTGGACAGACAGCCCACACTAGAGCCTGGGAACAAGGCCAAGTTCTCCATCACACACATGACAGATAGACATGCAGGACGGTATCACTGTTCCTATCGAAGCCCCGCTGGCTTGTCAGAGCGCAGTGACCCCCTGGAGCTGGTGGTGACAG GATTCCAAATCAAACCCCATCTCTCAGCCCTGCCCAGACCCGTCGTGACCTCAGGAGGGAAGGTGACCCTCCAGTGCACCTCATGGACGGCATTCCATAGGTTCGTCCTGATGAGGGAAGGAGAACCCAGACCCGCCTGGACCCTCGACTCCCAGCGACACACCAGTGGGCAGTTCCAGGCCCTGTTTCCTGTGGGCCCTGTGACCCCCAGCACCAGGTGGACCTTCAGATGCTATGGCTATTACAGCAACATCCCCCACATGTGGTCACTCTCCAGTGACCCCCTGGAGCTCCTGGTCTCAG GTGtgtccaggaagccctccctccTGACCCAGCAGAGCCCCGTCGTGACCCCTGGACAGAGGCTGACCCTCCAGTGTCGCTCTGACGTCGGCTATGACAGATTCGCTCTGTCCAAGGAGGCGGCACGTGACCTTCCCCAGCACCTTAGTCtgcagccccaggctgggctctcgGGGGCCGACTTCCCCCTGGGCCCAGTGAGCGGCTCCCACGGGGGCCGGTACACGTGCTATGGTGGACACAACCTCTCCTCCGAGTGGTCGGCCCCCAGTGACCCCCTGGACATCCTGGTCACAG gACAGCTCTCCTACACACCCTCCCTCTCAGTGCAGCCAGGACCCACGGTGGCCTCAGGAGAGAATGTGACCCTGCTGTGTCAGTCCTGGAGCTTTGTGGACACTTTCCTTCTGTCCAAGGAGGGGGCAGCCGACCCTCCCCTGCGTCTTAGATCAGAGTACCGAGATCGTCATTACCAGGCCAAATTCTCCATGAATCCTGTGACCTCAGCCCAGGGGGGGACCTACAGGTGCTACAGCTCATACAGCAACTTCCCCTACCTGTTGTCACACCCCAGTGACCCCCTGGAGCTCCAGGTCTCAG GTCCCAACCGGTACCTGTACGTCCTCATCGGGGCCGCGGGGGCCTTCGTCCTGCTGCTCTGCCTCCTCGTCGTCGTCCTCGTCCGTCGCCGGCGTCAGGGCAAAGGCAGGAAGCCGG GGGCCGCAGACCCAGAGCCCCAGGACAGAGGCCTGCAGGACAG CTCCGGGCCAGCTGCCGCCACCCAGGAGGAGGCCCTCTGTGAGAGGAGTGGGGCcgccctggggggtgggggctgggaggggctggtggCTGGGAGTGAGGACGGCGTTCCTGCACGTGTGGCCTCGGCCCCTCAGCCGCCACTGGAGCCCCTGGACCGCGGGGTGGGGTGTGAGCCCAGGGGACCTTGCCAAGAGCTACGCCCCCCTTTCTGCCCCAGCAGATGCCGCCGTGCAAGACGCACAGCCCGAGGAGGGGGTGGAGCTGGACCAGCGG CAGGACGCGGAGGATGGAGACCCCCAAGGAACGACGTATGCCCAGGTGAGCCACTCAAGATCAAGACTCAGTCGGGGACCGGCCACTTCTCCTTCCCCGCTGTGGGGGGGATTGCCGGACACAGAAGACAAACAAGCAGAGGAAGACAGGCAGATGGACAGTCAGGTGGGTCCTCTCTtctccaggctcccaggctcGCCCCACCCCAaccacacacctcccctctccctccgcccACTGCAGGCTGCCGCATCTGA